The DNA region GGATTTTGGTTAAATCCggtaaaaattctcaaaatacccaatcttttattataaaaaataaaataaaaaattgctaagATTCATGCCAACGTAaggatttaacggaatttgaaaaaattcataAGCCTAAATCTTTgtaaattgtttatttattttttaatataaaaatataggagtattttgaaaattttaacgaaaaatccttAACGAAGGAGATGTCTTCCTCCCCAAGTCTTAGAACttgttttattgttcttttcaattttccccAATAAactcaataaataaaaaaaaatcattaaataaataaaagaacgcGGTTCATTCTTTGGGTCCAAGAAAGGTTTTTGACTTACATGTTCCAAATCGGTTTCTTTAATGTTTCTTTTTGACGTACCTTTGGTTTTCCGAAACGTTTCCTAATCAATCCAGTAAAAGTATTCCTAGTTTTGGTaggaaaaagaaattctaaTTTCTATATAATAAGGCCACCAGCCAGTTCTACCGGAGGTCACATAACCAAAGTGGAAGCACAATTATGGCATGGTGCAGCCACTGCCGCAGAGCCTGCAGAAAAGAATGCACCAACGGttttttgtaagtttctttTTCCGACTCAGagatttttgacaattttgctGTTTGAACCCATCTGTCTCAATAAGTGGCTGAAcaacctaaaatttatttggacatgAGTTTTCTCGTATAATTGCCGGGATTTGTAATCCATAATTTATCCTTTGATGTCGTTTTCCGCAATTTGTTTTACCTGTACCCCAAGTAAACCTTCAAGATATGTTCAAATTGAAGTAATATAGTgtaaagagatttttttaaaaaaattaattattttttgttgttacatTGCAGTGTCTGTCCAACATGTGGAAAGATCCTTGGAGAATTGGGTGTACGAAGAACTTGTAGCATTAGGAAATCCAGAAtgaaaagagtaaagaagaagaaggctaCAGATACAATAGGACCTGATTTTGCCTGCGGTTCTTCCCGTACGGTGATCCATGATCATGGgtatgtacattttttttttattaaatttttttttaaaaattttttttatctttttattctgATGGATGAATCTATAAATATATGGTACTGTAGATGCTGTTCTACTTGTGGAGAGGTTATTGAAGAACGACTTGTAAGCGAAGAAAATCCAGATCTCAATGAATAAAGGTGATGGGAAGCCAACGGAATGCCAGATATTGCGCGCTATAATTGCGTGAGGAGTGATCAAAAGTATAAAAGTTCAATGTTTGGTGTTCTTTTAGTTTCCTCCAAATTGTGATATAACTTTTACGattattgttaaatttgagattattattattaacttttaatctattcgtgattttaaaagtcacatcacaattaaGAGGATTCTAAGAGAACACTAAaggaacacctagcattttccgaAGCAATTATGGATGAaagatttttctgtttttatttttgattttgtaaatattaaaTGTGATATATTATCCTGATTTTAATCGAAGTTTGAAATTTTACTTacatattaaacaaaaaaaagaaaatccttgCAATTATTGTCCAGATTGTTGGTAATTAAGGTaggcaattaaaaaaaaaaaaaatctggatcGTGGCACTATGTATATCGctagataaaataaaacaaattttgacTATGAAATAATTCATCTCTATTTAACAGTATCATGTTCCATTTTATTATGAATCTTTTCTCAAAtcttaattcattatttttaaattaaatggtcAGAATGATGTCAtacttgtaattattattttatcaattcaaAATGTATTATCTCAATATTTatcctattttttaaaaaataaatttttcatgtgataaatcatttaatttcaaaataataattacaattttttttaaaaaacaatatacaTACTTCTcctctcaaattaccacttcatttttgttaaactaattaataattaagtgattaaatttacctctttctagcttaaacttttgaaacaactactaatttaacatagtattgactccgtcaattcactctatttaaattaaatatttcacgtgttagacctcacctattaaaatagagtttaaGCACACACATCtaattaatgattaagtaattaaatttacctgtttcgaaaaaaaaatatttgtataaatttgaaaaaaaaaaaaactaaaattaaaatttgaaaacaaaaaataataactttaataataaagtgataatttgaagaaaaatagtaatttttcaaaaaatttaacataattaaaaaatcctaaaaaaatttataagacaAAGCACCTTGAGTCGGTCGAATTCAAGATTTTGTTATCCAAATCCCCGTCAAAGGCATTAAATGGCTGCCACTCTCCTCTCCACCAGGACACATGTGCGGCCAAAAAGCTTTTTATCCGATATCCCGACCAAGTTATTATTATACGATCAAAACAGTGAGGTAACTCAACTTTGAACAAAAAATGGAAGCAACCGCCCACTCTCTTTTCCATGCCAAGCTTCCAAAGCCTCCCACAAATTTTTCATCTCTTCCCTTCTTACATTCTAAAGCTTCCTTTCTTGCCTCTACTTCACTCCCATTTCACTCCTCTTCTAAGGGCTTACACTTGCAAGGCTTTAGCATCAAAGCAAGGAAACAGAGGAATCCTGGAGCTGTACATGCTTCTGATGAGGCTGAAAGCCCTCCAACAGATGTTGCACAAAGATGGCTTCTTGAACCTGTTGGTCAGTGAGCTCTCTCTTTCCATATTACTTTACAAGATTGATGTATAGAGCTTTTAGGGAAGATGGGTAcgtgaaaaaaaggaaaagggaagatGGTTGTTTAGTGAAATTTTGCTATATTTGTAAAATGCAGTAGAAATCTAGAGATAAAGTTCAACAATCTTTTATCACTCCAATGTGAACTGCAGTTGACCGTTGTTTTGATCTCAATTTGAGAGACTCTGAAACCCATATGGATCATATGCTTATTGAATTTGACAAACGTTGTTTAGTAGATTGTTGTACGAGTGGCGTACAACTGAAATGACGTGGCATAGAAAATCtgtcattatttttattgtttttttttaattttatattatgagggCTGATGTTTAACTGTCACGCAATTTGAGTTTTACGAGAGTGAGTcgtataacaatttactaaataacattattcattaTTCATTGAATATATGTAAACCAGTCATGTGGATCAGCAAAAAAGTTGTTAGCTTCCTTTGATCACATATTGGTGGTGTAAATTTGCACCTTGGAACTGAGTGACTTCTTCAAATGGCCCCCATACTTATTTATGGTTTTAGGCAATTCAATGTCATGTTTGTTGCTAACATTCTCATTTATAAACAATCTCTTTgatttctgattttcttttggACTTAAAATTAACAGTATGTTGGGCAATTTTAGCTAAAGAGGAAAGAAGTGATGAGAACATAAGTAAATTTTGTAgtactttttttaaaagaagacaAGAGAAAGTGTTAAAAATGGGGGtttcttatatttgtttgtACACTAGGCTTTAAATATTGTACATGAACACTTCCTTCCACCGTTTTGGACAGAGGTGTAATGGAGGCCTATTCCCTTTATCTCTGTTGAATTCTTTCCTTGTTAGATATCGAAAATGAGAAGtggttaaaatatttattcacTTTACTTCCCTTCTTTCCACTTCTCGCAATTTAATTATGGAATTGATGTTGAAAGAGAATGACCAGCAAGACATTGATATCTCCATCATTCGATGTCATGAAATCATTTACTTAAATCATTCATTTACTCGTTTGCCTGCAAATTGCTGGCTAATCCTACTCAATCTGAAACATCAATCACTTAAAACAAGCAAATTGCTGGCTGATCCCACTCACTCTGAAACATCAATCACTTAGAAGTTAGAAGTTTCATTCACTAGAGGAACATTGCTTTTCAATGGGAGTATGTATAATCTATGTTCTTATATTAACCGAGGGAGTCACAGCAAATAAAAGAATCAATTACATGCTTTTGTGATTAAACACTTATATCAAGATAAGCTTTCTCAAGGTGTTAGCATATCGAGGCTGCCAAGCCCTTGATTATAATAACACTTATTTATAATCAACCCCTGTATATCTCATTACCAATAAGTGAAGTGGCAGAAAGAACTCAGCAAGGGAGAAGGGTGATTGGACCGAAACAACAATGAAAAATTTGTACTGATCACCAACAGATTGAGTGGTTGACTTGTAGCCTGCCTTGAAATAGGGGCTTTCAAGTTGACTATTATCAACTGGCCATGTGCCCTTTTACAATTGCATAAAATATGTGTCATTGTGCTGAGTTCTATTTGGATGCTCCACATCAAAATTCCTATCTTAAACTCCAAGCTGTTGGGTTCTAGTggtaagaagatttttttttctttacagaATAGTTACTAATGTATGATAAGAGACCCAAATTATAGCATCAAATCTCCcgattttcctttcttcatgGACTATAGGACTCATATTTGTGCTTTCGTTCAAAAGTTACAAAGAGGAACTTCTGTGCTGTTGTTATTAATAAACTTTAAGTAATAGTCTTAAGATTATTTGGCTCAGGTTGCAATCCTCTCATGATGCATTTTTGTTTAAGAAATAAcaatttgtttacatttttgcTACTTGGTAGGTGATGGAGATTCAAGACACATAGGCTTCAAAGTCAAAATGCCAGATGCATATGAAATCGTTTCTGTAAGTACTCTTAGCATCTGTTACAATAATTCCATGTATAACATAACTATGCAGCAAGATGACTTGTTTATTTGGACATCATCTAGAGCGAGGTGACTGTTGGCCGAGTTCCTGAGAAAGCGGATTTGGTGATTCCAGTTGCAACAGGTATTTCCACCTGAATCCCTTGTGAAGCACGGATGCTATTTCATACACCATCAAATAAGTTTCAAGGTTGTCACCATGTGATTTCCTTCCCGCTATTCCAACTAGTTTTATACAGTAAAATAACATGGAAGTGATCACAAAGATTCATGGAATGAAATTTTGTACTAAAAATTGTGTCGATTGGCTTTGCAAGACTTCTAACTATAATTTTTGCATGTTGTGATTTGTATTTTTGGTCTAACATTTCATACCCTCATAGAGCATGTTGTGGATTGCATAATTTTAAATACCTCAATCTTCCACATTGTTGGATCTTGAAGATGGTGGTGTAACCTGTGAGGATGTTGATCTCATGGAAGACAACTATTTGAGGGAGAAATAGTTATTAGAAACTTACCACCATATCATCCTTTTATAGATGCAATAGTGTCTCTTCACAACAGGTGTAATTCTTCTGCTTAACAGATCTATTCATGGTGAACAGGCATCTCCCATGGGAAACCTAAGGTTATGGTATATGAGTGTGCATATTATTATGATGTGATCACCTACCACATTCCTTCAAACACCACCAGCTGAATTAAATCTGTTGATCTTTTTTGAAGATAAAGAGtctgtccttttcttttttagtataaattaaagccatttacttcttcttctttttttttttgtttcaattgtAATCAACTAATTTATCATTTACAATTATTTggatttattaatatttttaactgaagctaaaaattgatttttatttaattcCAGATCAACAATTATGAAATATCTTGAAACATTTCTTTCCTACCTAACAGTATCTGGTCTGCATGCCCGCATTCGGAAAAAAGAAGGGAATCTCTTGATCACAGATTTGGATAGCACCAATGGGACATTCATTGATGAAAAGCGGCTGAGTCCTGGAGTTGTTGCCATTGTGTCATCCGGAAGTGTCGTTACATTTGGTACCTTGTCATTAACTTAAACATATTTActtagggtttgtttgataCGGAATGTCTATTCCATTAGGAAAAATGAATAGTTTTTATTCGGAATAGAAGAAAGTGGAATAGAATAGCCTTAGTGTTAGAGTATATGTCAAGAATAGAATCCTTATCATGTACTCTTAACACTTGGAATAACCATTCTAATAGGAGTGACTATTCCTTAACTATTCCTCAATTTAAGGAAATAGTCATTCCCATGAGAATGACTATTCAAATGCTATTCCATTCCATCTTCTATTCCCAATAAAAACTATTCATTTTCTCAATAGAATAGTCATTCTGTGTACCAAACATACCTTTAATTcgtatttattttatggtataTACACTCATTTATTTCGTTTTACTGCATTGGTGAGCTCCAACTTTAACCTTTTAAACTACTTAGAGCACTCACATTGGCTTAgtcatttcttacttttatctaaaatagataagcaaaacactaaaaaacccTATGCATCTCAAACGCAAAATACATTCTTGTTGCATTTGTGAACAAATATACTATTTATCTCTCTgcatctctcttttcccaaaagttgaaaaataggatctttaggaaaaaatacaatctttatatatatatatatatatatatatatagatgaaaaaaatagataattggatgtatggtgtcttttaaaacttattagctaaactaaataaagtgggttttgattagccattttgcataaaccaatgtgaatgctcttataaaaataaaaataagaaactaaaactttttaaactctaaattaagtCAACCCTCATTACCTTCTGTATGTATATGTTTTTGGGGTTATGATGTTGATGGTAGATGTTATTTCCATTCCTTCTGAATCCTGCTAGTGAAAAAGTGGGAGAAGGTTGTCTTCCACCAAGGCTAATAGGAAACCCAAAGATGATTCTCATTGTTATAgattttaagtattaatatgCAGTACCATGTCCTGTTCATAGTCCAACTCAAGCCCCATGAAAACCTGAAAACCATAATCTGAACAATAAAATTGTGCTGTtgtccaaatcaatattagcCAGAACCCTTCAAAGATGCTAATACAATTCATGGTACAAAAGgtttgattctttttctttgacaataaAAGTAAACCAATAAATCCTAAAATTTCTCATGTTgatggaaatgcaaagcattcATATTTATGATATTTCataattgatttttctttagaTGGCTTCAAGAAAAATGTAATAGTTTGCTTGTCATGATCTATGAGTTGAGAGTATAGCATACTTGTATAAAATGACTACACTATGGTTAACCTTGAATAATATGATTGTGACAACTGAAAATTCGTTGACCAGTCTGTTATTTTCAGATGTCTGACATAATCCCTCTTGTTTCACAATGTTTACCACCCAATCTTGGTTGTCACATTAAGCAAATTGTTTAGATTTATAGTTAAAAACTGGCTCTAAGGCTGGTCATCTTGTGGAAAGACACCAAAAATGGTTGGATTGATTGCCATTTGTGCCATGTAGTCAATAAGATGTTACAATTTCAAGTGTCCCACATGGGTTAAGTGCAATGTTGATCATATGTATATAAGTGGATGCCAAAGTCAGTTTTCAATGATGAGTTCAACTTGAAGTTTGTATATGCTCCCGTGATTTACATATCATATGAACGCTTGTAATGAAATTACCCACAAAGAAaggaaatattatttaaaactgCATTCATGGTTGGTTGTCTGGgcagcatttttttattttatgagctTCAGAAGTTCCATCTTTAGCTGCTTAACTTTGGATCCCTTTTATTGGTAGGGGATACTCATTTGGCAATGTTTCGAGTTTCCAAGCTTGAAAATGTGGAAGCTGCAAGCAAAGCAGAAGAATCTGAAGATAAAGTAGGGTCTGAAAAACCATCTGAGGCTACTGAAGCAAGTTGAAATTGAGCATATgattgtaaaatatataattagtgACTGAATAAATTCTATTTTCTGATTGGAAATTTGAAATTACTTGAATTTTGTACTGGACCCTGTCAAAGAACATatctttttccaattttgtctgGCAATGACATCTTgacctaattttttttcccatggCAAATAAAGATTCAAacacaaagagaaaaagagcaAAAGAAGACCAaagagagccaaaaaaaaaaaaaaaaaagagaagaagaataacAGAGAATGGAAATGCATCCAATTATAAGTGTAGAAGCGGTCCATCTAACTAGATTGTGTGCAGTTCAATCGTCTAAAAGTCGATCAGAGTCGCTGCCAACAGGGTTTACTTGTCAATCAAAATGAAGACCTTGATTGCAGAGGGTGGATATAACAAGCAAGAAATCTCCTTCCACAATGATACAATTAAGACCCAAATTAGAAGATTTCCTAATAGCCAAAAGTGCAGCCTTTGTTTAACAAATTGTGGGAACGGAATTTCCCTGTCCAAGCATTATAGGTTAGAATACATAAAAAAAactagggaaaaatataatttggcTCCCCAAATTATCAGTCATTTTCAATTTAGCccccctaaagttcaaaaaatgataaagtagccttccaaactaccaaccagttgcaatttggccactccattagtccgtcaaattggatggaaaattcaatattacgtcgttttggcaagggtaagttactaaaataccctttgaaaaaaaatcaaattaaaaagaaatccCTTAAAACAATGTCGTTTATGGAATTTATCTTCTCTTTCACTCAACAAGTTGTCCCCTTCTCCCTCAAAGTGAAAAACAACGTTTGCTATCAGATTTCGTCACTTCCCTTCTCCCTCAAGTTGCCCAACCTCCATGCAAAAGCTCAAAACCTTCTCCTCTCCGGCTCACAGCTCATCAATGATTGAAAAGATTGCAAGTGAGTTCGTTGACGATAATGTGAGGGCCTGTGGACTGTCAGTGGGAAGTTCGTCAATAAAGTCTACCACTGCGTGTACGAAATGCCTATGCAGAATTGAATCACCAGTGATGACTTCTTGCATGCAGAAAAATCTTGGTAGAAGGTTTATTGGATGTAAATACAAGGTGAgaatttagggttttaaaaattaggggttttACGAAATAAGTTTCTTAGGGTTTATTTGTGAATCGTGGGTCACTAAcatgtttgtttggaattatatTGTTTGAATCGATTTGTCTCAAGTTATAATTATAAATGAGGCAATCCATATTTTCATTGCTTATGCATAAGAAGATATTTGGTGAATGTCTGAGAAGGTAGTGAATTTTGAATCGGCCGTGGagtaaaaaagaagatatttggTGACTTGAAACTGAAGTATCAGACTTTGATAGCAACACCCAGGGATTTGATATCTTAAAGAAATGTAGGTGTGAATCAGTGTGATCACCCTTTAAGTTCTAGAGCATATTTCAAAATCGTTGCAAAACTAATGATTAGTgtagaaatttataataaaaaatttaatatactgAGAAGAAAATAGCAGAAGCAAGAACAAAGAGAACACAAAAATTTGGGATGATTTGATTTATGTCCACCACTGGCCCATTAGAAAAGAAGTTTCTCAAGAGTTGCATAAGCAATATATTGGTTTAGTGCtctaatctttttgtttttccccaAATGTGTGGAGCTTATGACTTGCGACTATATGTCGGGAATATCTACTAAAATAGAATTGAGGTTTAAGTTCTTTAGAGGCTGTCTTTTGTGCTCTATTAACGTTAACGTATAGGCATAGGGATGAATTCCATGTTATAGTTTTTCAAAGTATGGTAATGTGTTCATGGAACCTCACAGACATGTCTTGCATCTTCGTGTTTTGAAGAATACTCAAACAATCTACAAAGAAAGAAGTTAGAAATGAATATGTAATTCACATAATCAAACATtctactattttattatttcaagcAATATCTTACACCCTCTTTGTATTAATGGTTCTCAGAATTTTACAAGCACATGGTTTTACCTCACAACACGGTCACACACTCACACAGGCATACATGCCTGAAAAAAACCTATAGGTTGACCATTCCTATGTTGGCTTCACTTCTCTCAAGGGTGTGTAAGTTACTTTTGATCTTCCTGGCCAAATGAGTGTGAGAAGTTTAATTATAAATCAAAGTTTGGAAACTCATTCAACCCtgtaaaaacaaaacagaacatTTAATTGCCTCATTTGtggttttgttttataggtcttcttctttaagtattCATCGGTTTTGTTTTATATGGCTTTAATTTATTAGTCTATATTAATCATGTGCTACTTCTCCTTTTAGGGAGGCTAAATTTAGTTTtgtatgttttatgttttgtgttttaaatttatAGAACGAACAATTGGTGACTAATTTTCATTTATGAAATATGCAGAACGAAGGTGATCGtatttgtgattattttatctGGGTTGACGAAGAAGTTATGCTCCCCGTGTCACATTTCAATGCCCACTTAAGAATGTTATTTGCCACTTGCTtgattttagcatttttgttgttgtcttgttttgttagTGTTAGGGAGAAACATCATTGCACTGTTAGTAGGCAATGTTGTCGTGAGAGGGAGAAACCTATGTAGTTTAAGAACTTTTATTTAGTGGCTTGTCTTAAAGTGCAAAAACAATGTTGCctattaatttttgttgaaCTTCTTTTGTTGATGCAGCTCTTAATGTATGGACTTTTACTCACCTTGCTATTAATTTGCAAAGTTATTCTTGTTGATGGTGTTGGtgcaatgatgatatgatttgtaCATGATATGGCGATGATAAAATGCATCTATATCCTAACGGTTGCCAGTTGTAGTTAGTGGAGCCTTGGTTAACTGGATGTAGGAAGGGAGCTTAAACTATGCCATTAGTCATCTTCTCAAAGAAGCAACGAAACTAATCCTGCATAAACTAACCAATTATGTCTGAAGCAATTTAAATAAGCTTATTCCATTATTCTGTGGCCTGAAAAATGGCATAGTAACAACTAAGTTTGTGGTTCATCTAGACATCTAGACATCTAGACATCCACACATTTAGACATCCAAACTGGATATTCATGCTTGCTGAATTCTGTACAACTAAGTTTGTGGTTCATCCATATATATTACACATCGAACATGACCATTTGTTGCTTCCACCATCCCTTTCTTTGGATCTAATATTTTTGCCAATCcggcttctttccttttttcttgttaacCTCTATTACTGCAATTGCCTTCTCCACAGTTGGTACAATAGTTTTACCTCTTCTGGCAGGTGTTGATGTACATGCATTAGTAAGCCCATATTGTGGTTGAGGAGGCTGAGAAGATCCAATTGGTTGAGCAAACCCTTCTGGTTGCGATGTCCCATATACCTACGTCGACAAGTGTGTGCTCACATTAACCAACCATCaaattcaaaggaaaaaaataaatacaagaaacacttagtGTATGAAGTACTCACAATAACACTAGCATTGCTCTGAGACTATGTGGACTGTGTTCGAGGAGGTCCATACAACCGTATTGTGTTGACAGTACCCTAAAACTATGTAACATTAAAATAGTAACTTCCattcaaaagtaaaatgcacattaaataaaatggacTACAATGAAATAATATTATCAATAGTTTACTTACACTAGCATTGCTCTGAGATTGTGGTGTTTGATTTCGAGAATGTCCATACAACCGTATTGTGTTGACAATATCCTAAAACTACGTCACATCAAAACATTAACTTCCATGCAAaagtaaaatgcacattaaCTTAAAAGGACTACAATGAAATAATATTATCAATAACTTGCTTACACTAGCATTGTTCAGAGACTGTGTGGACTGTGTTTGAGGAGCTCCATACAACCGTAATGTGTTGACAGTACCCTTAAATTGACCTCTACCTCCACCCCTAGTCCTTGGTCCACCTCTATGCAGTCCAGTAGGCCCTCCCCTAGTCCTTGATCCACCTATTTGCAGTCTAGAATACCCTTTTGGGGTAGGTTGACCCCTACCCCTACCCCTACTCCTATTACTCTCTCTACCTCTAGAAGATGCATCAGTAGCTTGCGAAATCtgtaaagatgatgtaaacatGGTAAGCCAAATGTAATGAAGTTATGGCAATGAGTAATGACATTTTAATAGTTTGGAACTTACTGTTTCAGCATCAGAGGTTGGCTGGGGAGTTGGGGTCTGACCACATAAACTTGGACCACTACCATCTTGTACCTATGATAACAAACTTGTCAAACATTAACAtattataaccaaaaaaaaaatctacataaTCAAGTAGTAGCTCACCTCATATTGTCTTGCACTCCTGCTTTCTCCCCTGTAATTCACTGCCCCTCTTCTATTATGTGGACATGTTCTGCTATTGTGTCAAATCCCTCTGCATTTGCTGCATCTCATTCTAACCCACCATTTCTCATACTGTATTGATTAATAGGCTTTTCTGGACTccttattcttacttttttggGCCTCCCTGGTTGTATTCTACGTAAGGGGTCCACATGGTCGTAGTTTGTCTTCACTCATTGGTCCTTTCCAAGCATTGGATAAACAATTTCATCATAGGCTTTTTTATACATCTCAAC from Corylus avellana chromosome ca10, CavTom2PMs-1.0 includes:
- the LOC132164190 gene encoding uncharacterized protein LOC132164190 encodes the protein MEATAHSLFHAKLPKPPTNFSSLPFLHSKASFLASTSLPFHSSSKGLHLQGFSIKARKQRNPGAVHASDEAESPPTDVAQRWLLEPVGDGDSRHIGFKVKMPDAYEIVSSEVTVGRVPEKADLVIPVATVSGLHARIRKKEGNLLITDLDSTNGTFIDEKRLSPGVVAIVSSGSVVTFGDTHLAMFRVSKLENVEAASKAEESEDKVGSEKPSEATEAS